One window from the genome of Candidatus Synechococcus calcipolaris G9 encodes:
- a CDS encoding molybdopterin molybdotransferase MoeA yields the protein MISVEDAAKLIDTHWPNWGEVPVTIEQLSSLTTTEPIFADRPYPPVHRVMMDGIAIAWSTYERGQREFAIVGVVAAGEPRIELGGPNSCLEVMTGCPLPKGADLVIPYEEIQIDSGIARIVGEQQRNAFDNIHLQGSDCPLRAEVLPSHRVLNGPRWGIAASMGYASLNCARNPRIKLISTGKELIDPHQRPQPHQLRKSNIYALKASLRCHGYDGVDLDHLMDDRPRMIDHYQENRQKYDVLIYSGGVSKGKFDYLPDLWQGAGVTRYIQGVSQRPGKPLWFGIDHQYNTVVLGLPGNPVSSLVCLHRYVLKTPVIYAQLQEEVIFRKDLTYFVPVKLTYGEDAVIRAQPLTIKNSGEFIALAESDGFLELPKESCHFPAGTCYRFFPWRSP from the coding sequence TTGATTAGTGTTGAGGATGCCGCCAAGCTGATTGACACCCATTGGCCCAACTGGGGTGAGGTTCCAGTGACTATTGAGCAATTAAGCTCTTTGACCACCACTGAGCCTATTTTTGCCGATCGCCCCTATCCGCCGGTACACCGGGTAATGATGGACGGCATTGCCATAGCTTGGTCTACCTATGAACGGGGCCAGCGGGAATTTGCCATTGTCGGGGTGGTGGCGGCCGGTGAGCCAAGGATAGAGTTAGGGGGCCCTAATTCCTGCTTAGAAGTAATGACGGGATGCCCCTTGCCCAAGGGAGCTGATCTAGTGATTCCCTATGAGGAGATCCAGATTGATTCAGGCATTGCCCGCATTGTCGGAGAACAGCAGCGAAACGCCTTTGATAATATTCACTTACAGGGGAGTGATTGTCCCTTGAGGGCAGAGGTCTTACCGTCTCACAGGGTCTTAAATGGCCCCCGCTGGGGAATTGCCGCATCCATGGGATACGCCAGTCTCAACTGTGCCCGGAACCCACGCATTAAACTCATTTCTACCGGCAAAGAACTCATTGACCCCCACCAGAGGCCCCAACCCCACCAACTGCGCAAATCGAATATCTATGCCCTGAAGGCTTCTCTGCGGTGCCATGGCTATGATGGTGTTGACCTAGATCATCTCATGGACGATCGCCCACGAATGATCGATCATTACCAGGAAAATCGCCAAAAATATGATGTGTTAATCTATTCCGGCGGTGTCTCCAAGGGCAAATTTGATTACTTACCGGATCTGTGGCAGGGGGCGGGGGTAACTCGCTATATTCAGGGGGTCAGCCAACGGCCGGGTAAGCCCCTCTGGTTTGGCATCGATCATCAATACAACACCGTGGTTTTAGGATTACCGGGCAATCCGGTTTCTAGTTTGGTCTGCCTCCATCGCTATGTGTTAAAAACCCCCGTGATCTATGCTCAACTTCAGGAAGAAGTCATCTTTAGGAAAGACCTGACCTATTTTGTGCCCGTCAAACTAACCTATGGTGAGGACGCAGTGATCAGGGCCCAACCCCTGACCATTAAAAATTCCGGGGAGTTCATTGCCCTAGCAGAGAGTGATGGCTTTCTGGAACTTCCCAAGGAGTCCTGCCATTTTCCGGCGGGCACTTGTTATCGATTTTTTCCCTGGCGATCGCCATGA
- a CDS encoding YggT family protein, producing the protein MTPALLVSIGLGILLSALTFLFIMRIILTWYPQVSLKQFPLSWLAIATEPFLAPTRRLIPPLGGVDISPIIWVGIVTLLRELLVGQQGLVLLLFPAA; encoded by the coding sequence ATGACCCCTGCCCTTTTGGTGAGCATTGGCCTAGGGATTCTCCTCTCGGCCCTGACCTTTCTTTTTATTATGAGAATTATTTTAACCTGGTATCCCCAGGTGAGTCTCAAGCAATTTCCCCTGAGTTGGCTAGCGATCGCCACCGAACCCTTTTTGGCCCCAACCCGTCGCCTGATTCCGCCCCTAGGGGGAGTCGATATTAGTCCCATTATTTGGGTGGGCATTGTCACCCTGCTCCGGGAACTCCTAGTGGGTCAGCAGGGATTAGTCCTATTGCTCTTTCCAGCGGCCTAG
- a CDS encoding response regulator transcription factor produces the protein MDILIVEDDRDIAQLLQDILENDGFTSYVCRDGFTALRYSQEQQPDLIILDWLIPGLDGLELCARLRQKPIGKEPYILMLTAKAEEIDLVIGLSTGADDYIVKPFSPRELLARVRALLRRSLRHNSQTQAHHTPSFTIDIEQRQATRHLPHQEPEPLDLTTLEFDLLSIFVSAPGRVWQRGQLIERVWGDDYFGDDRVVDTHIARLRKKVELNPSHPSFIKTVIGVGYKFEDG, from the coding sequence ATGGATATTCTCATTGTTGAAGACGATCGCGACATTGCCCAACTTTTGCAAGATATTCTTGAAAACGATGGTTTTACGAGTTATGTTTGCCGTGACGGTTTCACTGCCCTGCGCTACAGCCAAGAGCAGCAGCCGGATTTAATTATTCTAGATTGGTTGATTCCCGGATTAGATGGCCTAGAACTCTGTGCCCGACTGCGCCAAAAACCCATAGGCAAGGAACCCTATATTTTGATGCTGACGGCCAAGGCGGAAGAAATTGATCTGGTCATTGGCCTATCTACTGGGGCCGATGACTACATTGTCAAACCCTTTAGTCCAAGGGAATTACTAGCACGGGTGCGGGCCCTGCTACGCCGGAGTTTACGCCACAATAGCCAGACCCAAGCCCACCATACCCCTAGTTTTACCATTGATATTGAGCAACGCCAGGCAACGCGCCATCTCCCCCATCAAGAACCGGAACCCCTGGATCTAACCACCCTGGAGTTTGACTTACTCAGTATTTTTGTGAGTGCCCCAGGGCGGGTATGGCAACGGGGACAACTCATTGAACGGGTTTGGGGGGATGATTACTTTGGAGACGATCGGGTGGTAGATACCCATATTGCCCGACTGCGTAAAAAAGTGGAATTGAACCCATCCCATCCCAGCTTTATTAAAACAGTGATTGGGGTAGGTTATAAGTTTGAAGACGGTTAA
- a CDS encoding YggT family protein produces MTEAPIIPLIVTAVANFLQIYLVILLIRVLLTWFPNVNWSNPPFNILSQLTDPYLNIFRGLIPPLGGLDFSPIIAFLLLQFLVGVLASFSGGSSFF; encoded by the coding sequence ATGACTGAGGCCCCTATTATTCCCTTAATTGTTACCGCTGTTGCTAATTTTTTACAGATTTATCTCGTTATTCTATTGATTCGGGTATTACTGACCTGGTTTCCCAATGTGAATTGGTCGAATCCCCCCTTTAATATTCTCAGCCAGCTAACGGATCCCTACTTAAATATTTTTCGTGGACTGATTCCGCCCCTAGGGGGCCTAGATTTTTCCCCCATCATTGCCTTCCTGTTACTCCAATTCCTGGTGGGGGTTCTGGCTAGCTTTTCCGGTGGCAGTAGTTTCTTCTAG
- the moaD gene encoding molybdopterin converting factor subunit 1, whose translation MSNSNTFPKTITVQYFAALQEQAGITTENLTLELTSYRELYRYLAEKYQFHLLEHQIKVAVNDEFADLDSVIQDQDRVVFIPPVAGG comes from the coding sequence ATGTCCAACTCTAACACCTTCCCTAAAACCATTACAGTGCAGTACTTTGCGGCCCTTCAAGAACAAGCCGGTATCACCACAGAAAACCTAACCCTAGAGTTGACGAGCTATCGGGAGCTTTATCGCTATTTGGCAGAAAAATACCAGTTTCATTTATTAGAGCATCAAATAAAAGTAGCCGTGAATGATGAATTTGCAGATTTGGATAGTGTTATTCAGGATCAGGATCGAGTGGTCTTTATTCCCCCGGTTGCTGGCGGTTAG
- the prmA gene encoding 50S ribosomal protein L11 methyltransferase → MINRWWEVTVITQAAAEDIVYWRLQDFGCQGTASQQHQGQLSVQAYIPQKQVTLLDIAALGVWIEQDVVSQGYLRPQLRWQLVREEDWAHSWQDYWHPINVGDRLIICPDWREPPPLGERLLLKLDPGMAFGTGTHPTTQLCLEALEMQLDDTFEPLGSVAIADIGCGSGILSVAAILLGAEKVYAVDTDPLAVTATLKSRDLNLVTAQQLVVSQGSHEKIPVTVDGILCNILADVIGDIIPHLSRIIKPHTWAIFSGLLLEQANDLTEILETHGWQVGSVWRKQDWCCLNVQWTGDSKN, encoded by the coding sequence TTGATTAATCGCTGGTGGGAAGTCACCGTTATTACCCAGGCCGCTGCGGAGGATATTGTCTACTGGCGGCTCCAGGATTTTGGCTGTCAGGGAACGGCAAGTCAACAGCATCAGGGGCAGCTATCCGTGCAGGCCTATATTCCCCAAAAGCAAGTGACCCTGCTGGATATTGCCGCCCTAGGGGTTTGGATTGAGCAGGATGTGGTCTCCCAGGGCTATTTGCGCCCCCAACTCCGTTGGCAACTGGTCAGGGAAGAGGACTGGGCCCATAGTTGGCAAGATTACTGGCATCCCATTAATGTGGGCGATCGCCTGATCATTTGTCCCGATTGGCGGGAGCCACCTCCCCTAGGGGAGCGATTACTATTGAAATTGGATCCGGGCATGGCCTTTGGCACCGGGACCCATCCCACGACCCAATTGTGCCTAGAAGCTCTGGAAATGCAACTGGATGATACCTTTGAACCTCTGGGTTCAGTGGCGATCGCTGATATTGGCTGTGGCAGTGGCATTTTATCGGTGGCAGCCATTTTGTTGGGGGCGGAAAAAGTCTATGCCGTAGATACGGATCCCTTAGCGGTAACGGCAACCCTGAAAAGTCGGGACTTGAATTTAGTTACAGCCCAGCAATTAGTTGTGAGCCAGGGTAGCCATGAAAAAATTCCGGTGACGGTGGATGGCATTTTATGTAATATTTTGGCAGATGTGATTGGGGATATTATTCCCCACTTAAGTCGTATTATCAAACCCCATACTTGGGCCATTTTTAGTGGATTGCTGTTAGAACAAGCCAATGATCTCACCGAAATCCTGGAAACCCATGGTTGGCAGGTGGGTAGTGTGTGGCGAAAACAAGACTGGTGTTGTCTAAATGTTCAATGGACTGGGGATAGCAAAAATTAA
- a CDS encoding adenine phosphoribosyltransferase, which translates to MDLKALIRDVPDFPKPGILFRDLTTLLQDQAGLRYVIDQLADRYQGQKIDYIAGIESRGFIFGAPLAYRLGVGFIPLRKPGKLCSPVYAVEYSLEYGSDRLEMHQDAVQPDRKVLVVDDLIATGGTAAAAAQLIQQSEGELTGFAFIVELMELNGRNLLPDVPITTLVNY; encoded by the coding sequence ATGGACTTAAAAGCTCTGATTCGTGATGTACCTGATTTTCCCAAGCCAGGAATCCTATTTCGGGATTTAACCACTCTGCTCCAAGATCAAGCGGGGCTAAGGTATGTGATTGATCAATTAGCCGATCGCTATCAAGGTCAGAAAATCGACTATATTGCTGGCATTGAATCCCGAGGGTTTATCTTTGGTGCTCCCCTGGCCTATCGTCTGGGTGTCGGTTTTATTCCCCTGCGGAAACCCGGTAAGCTTTGTTCGCCCGTCTATGCCGTTGAATATAGTCTGGAGTATGGTAGCGATCGCCTGGAAATGCACCAAGATGCCGTTCAACCAGACAGAAAGGTCTTAGTGGTCGATGACCTCATTGCCACGGGTGGTACCGCCGCTGCCGCCGCCCAACTGATTCAACAGTCCGAGGGAGAGTTGACAGGGTTTGCCTTTATTGTGGAACTGATGGAACTCAATGGGCGCAACCTATTACCGGATGTGCCGATTACGACTCTGGTAAATTATTAG
- a CDS encoding branched-chain amino acid ABC transporter permease, with translation MADFFNTYGFLLVSMTLGAMLGLSLYLPLMAGQLSLASPGFYALGGYVAAIISTRVPTTAGELYPLGWVILEVLLAGALSALLGLGLGIPVLRLRGIYLAIATIAFGEVLRVLALNLELTGGAIGIFGIPQPFRHSIEYLWLSLPLLVLSMVFLYRLETMRAGRAMDAIRTDELAATCLGINPMVYKVLAFTLGAILAGMVGAVSAHFLNTWNPRQGTFDAGILYLTAVLIGGNRTFLGPVLGGMIFTALPEVLRAIADQPGLPQGLASFFRDGRLILYGVLIVLGSLFFPYGLVQRSTARRWLDTLVRLSISFSKGLLKLGRWKEQ, from the coding sequence ATGGCTGATTTTTTTAATACCTATGGCTTTTTGCTGGTCTCCATGACCTTGGGGGCGATGCTGGGCCTATCTCTGTATCTACCACTGATGGCGGGGCAACTCTCTTTGGCTAGTCCAGGATTCTATGCCTTGGGGGGCTATGTCGCTGCCATTATTTCGACGCGGGTTCCGACGACGGCGGGGGAACTCTATCCCCTGGGTTGGGTGATTCTGGAGGTCTTGCTGGCGGGGGCGTTGAGTGCCCTGTTGGGTCTGGGGCTGGGAATTCCGGTCTTGCGATTGCGGGGCATTTATCTGGCGATCGCCACGATTGCCTTTGGGGAAGTGCTGCGGGTTTTAGCCCTGAACTTAGAACTTACCGGGGGGGCGATCGGTATTTTTGGGATTCCCCAACCCTTTCGTCACTCTATCGAGTACCTCTGGCTATCCCTGCCCCTCCTCGTCCTGAGTATGGTGTTTTTATACCGCTTAGAAACGATGCGGGCCGGCCGAGCCATGGATGCGATTCGTACCGATGAATTAGCCGCCACCTGCCTTGGCATTAACCCCATGGTCTATAAGGTACTGGCGTTTACCTTGGGTGCTATTTTAGCGGGGATGGTGGGGGCCGTTAGTGCCCATTTTCTCAACACCTGGAATCCCCGCCAGGGAACCTTTGATGCCGGAATTCTCTATCTGACGGCGGTTCTCATTGGTGGCAACCGCACCTTTTTGGGCCCTGTCTTAGGCGGAATGATTTTTACCGCCTTACCAGAAGTCCTAAGGGCGATCGCCGATCAACCGGGTTTACCCCAGGGGCTCGCTAGTTTTTTTCGGGATGGCCGCCTGATTCTCTACGGTGTCTTGATTGTTCTCGGCAGCTTGTTTTTTCCCTATGGATTAGTACAGCGATCCACGGCGCGGAGATGGCTGGATACCCTGGTGCGTTTAAGTATCAGTTTCAGCAAAGGCCTGCTAAAGCTAGGCCGCTGGAAAGAGCAATAG
- the serA gene encoding phosphoglycerate dehydrogenase: MPKVLVSDPIEQVGIDLLAQVAQVDIHTGLSPAELAAMIPGYDALMIRSGTKVTQEVIEAAHQLKIIGRAGVGVDNIDVPAATRKGIIVVNSPEGNTIAAAEHTLAMMMSLARHIPDANESMKAGKWDRKRFTGVEIYKKTLGIIGLGKIGSHVATVARAMGMKLLAYDPFLSTERADQLGCRLVELDVLFSESDFITLHLPKTPETQHLISGDTLAKMKPTARIINCARGGIIDEMALVTALKEGQIAGAALDVFEEEPLGESALRSLGMEAILTPHLGASTEEAQANVAIDVAEQIRDVLLGLPARSAVNIPGLRPDILEKLTPYMQLAETLGNLVGQLAGGRIESLEVRLQGELASNDSQPIVIAALKGLLSPALRERVNYVNAGLEAKERGIRVIETRDASQRDYSGSLCLIAKGPLESRSVTGALLGEHELRITSIDDFPINVSPTRHMLLTLHRDMPGIIGKIGSNLGSFNVNIASMQVGRKMVRGNAVMVISLDDPLPEGLLAEITKVQGIRDAYIVNL; the protein is encoded by the coding sequence ATGCCAAAAGTTCTTGTTTCCGATCCTATTGAGCAGGTGGGGATTGATTTATTAGCCCAGGTTGCTCAGGTTGATATTCATACCGGCTTATCTCCGGCAGAATTGGCAGCTATGATTCCTGGCTACGATGCCCTGATGATTCGGTCAGGTACGAAAGTAACCCAAGAGGTGATTGAGGCGGCCCATCAGTTGAAGATCATTGGTCGGGCTGGGGTCGGTGTCGATAATATTGATGTTCCGGCGGCCACCCGTAAGGGCATCATTGTGGTGAACTCCCCCGAAGGAAATACCATTGCTGCGGCGGAGCATACCCTGGCCATGATGATGTCCCTAGCCCGCCATATTCCTGATGCCAACGAATCCATGAAAGCAGGCAAATGGGATCGGAAGCGGTTCACTGGCGTAGAAATTTATAAAAAAACCCTAGGTATTATTGGCCTTGGAAAAATTGGTTCCCACGTCGCCACCGTGGCCCGGGCTATGGGCATGAAATTATTAGCCTATGATCCCTTTTTGTCCACGGAGCGGGCCGATCAATTGGGTTGTCGTTTAGTGGAGCTAGATGTCTTATTTTCCGAATCTGACTTTATTACCCTTCACTTACCTAAAACCCCGGAAACTCAGCATTTAATTAGTGGCGACACTTTGGCTAAAATGAAGCCCACCGCCCGCATTATTAACTGTGCCAGGGGCGGCATCATTGATGAAATGGCCCTCGTCACCGCCCTGAAAGAGGGACAAATTGCCGGGGCAGCCCTAGATGTTTTTGAAGAGGAACCCCTGGGGGAATCTGCCTTAAGATCCCTAGGCATGGAAGCGATTCTCACCCCCCATTTGGGGGCCTCCACCGAGGAAGCTCAAGCCAATGTGGCCATTGATGTGGCAGAGCAAATTCGGGATGTGCTGCTGGGACTGCCGGCGCGATCGGCGGTGAATATTCCCGGACTCCGCCCCGATATTCTCGAAAAACTGACTCCCTATATGCAGTTAGCGGAAACCCTGGGCAATTTAGTGGGGCAGTTAGCGGGGGGTCGGATTGAATCCTTGGAGGTGCGTCTCCAGGGAGAACTGGCCAGTAATGATAGCCAACCCATTGTCATTGCCGCCCTGAAAGGGTTATTGTCCCCGGCATTGCGGGAACGGGTCAACTATGTGAATGCGGGTCTGGAAGCCAAGGAGCGCGGTATTCGGGTGATTGAAACTCGGGATGCCTCCCAGCGGGATTATTCCGGTTCCCTGTGTTTGATCGCCAAGGGGCCCCTAGAAAGCCGTTCGGTAACGGGTGCCCTACTGGGTGAGCATGAATTGCGGATTACCAGTATTGATGATTTTCCGATTAATGTCTCCCCAACCCGGCACATGCTGCTGACGCTGCACCGCGATATGCCCGGTATTATCGGCAAGATCGGCTCTAACCTGGGTAGCTTTAATGTCAACATTGCCAGTATGCAGGTGGGCCGGAAGATGGTACGGGGTAATGCGGTGATGGTGATTAGTTTGGATGATCCCCTCCCGGAAGGATTACTGGCAGAAATTACGAAGGTGCAGGGAATTCGTGATGCCTACATTGTTAATCTCTAG
- a CDS encoding type II toxin-antitoxin system RelE family toxin, whose protein sequence is MSYSVEFTPEDLDSLGELTPTIQGRILRKIRWLSENFDDVTPQALSADLSGLFKLRVVDYRIIYSFGTEVQIITIHKIGHRRDVYKLRG, encoded by the coding sequence ATGAGCTATAGTGTTGAATTTACTCCGGAGGATCTGGATAGTTTAGGAGAGCTTACGCCAACTATTCAAGGGCGTATCTTGCGAAAAATTCGTTGGTTGTCCGAGAACTTTGATGATGTAACCCCTCAAGCCTTAAGTGCAGATTTGAGTGGACTTTTCAAACTCAGAGTCGTTGATTATCGAATTATTTACTCCTTTGGTACTGAAGTACAGATTATCACTATTCATAAGATTGGGCATCGTAGAGATGTCTATAAATTGAGAGGCTGA
- the moaC gene encoding cyclic pyranopterin monophosphate synthase MoaC yields MLNHIDDHHQPTMVDISAKSSSDRRAVAQAQVELPAALRPYLQGQDLHLKKGPVCQTAIIAGTMAVKKTSEMIPFCHALPIDSCKFEIQIGHPSIENPSADQQETPLVVTIRCEVKTQGKTGVEMEALHGAAIAALTIYDMCKAVSSDILIKETKLLAKSGGKKTKAERPLYGLVLTGGESRRMQRDKALIDYHDKPHGQYIYDLLSQYCEQVYLSGRSQQWQGTPLESLPTLVDHHPSVGPIAGILTALETHPDVNWLIVACDLAYIHGPLIEYLLSHYREDVVATCYQNPEKGFPEALCGIYTPLALDVFQKAVAAGIYCPVKLLQMTNCHLIPCDRPQSIANINTPQEYENVQL; encoded by the coding sequence ATGCTCAATCACATTGATGACCATCACCAACCCACCATGGTGGATATTAGTGCCAAGTCCAGCAGCGATCGCCGGGCTGTGGCCCAGGCCCAAGTTGAACTACCCGCAGCCTTGCGTCCCTATCTCCAGGGGCAAGATCTCCACCTAAAAAAAGGCCCCGTCTGCCAAACGGCGATTATTGCGGGCACAATGGCTGTGAAAAAAACCTCGGAGATGATTCCCTTTTGCCATGCCCTGCCCATTGATTCCTGTAAGTTTGAGATTCAAATTGGGCATCCATCCATTGAAAACCCGTCAGCGGATCAGCAAGAGACTCCTTTAGTGGTGACGATTCGCTGTGAAGTGAAGACCCAGGGGAAAACCGGCGTGGAAATGGAAGCTCTCCATGGTGCCGCGATCGCCGCCCTGACGATTTACGACATGTGTAAAGCGGTGTCTTCAGATATTTTGATTAAAGAAACCAAACTTCTGGCCAAAAGTGGCGGTAAAAAAACGAAGGCGGAACGGCCCCTCTACGGACTTGTGTTAACCGGCGGTGAGAGTCGGCGAATGCAGCGGGATAAGGCCCTGATTGATTACCACGACAAACCCCATGGCCAGTATATTTATGATCTTTTAAGTCAATATTGCGAGCAGGTCTATCTATCCGGGCGATCGCAGCAGTGGCAGGGAACGCCCCTAGAATCCTTACCGACCCTCGTAGATCACCATCCTAGTGTGGGCCCCATTGCCGGTATTTTGACGGCCCTGGAAACTCATCCAGATGTCAATTGGCTCATTGTCGCCTGTGATTTAGCCTATATTCATGGCCCCTTGATCGAATATCTCCTCAGCCATTACCGTGAAGACGTGGTAGCCACCTGTTACCAAAATCCAGAAAAAGGGTTTCCCGAAGCCCTGTGTGGAATCTATACTCCCCTAGCCCTAGATGTATTTCAAAAAGCCGTGGCCGCTGGCATCTATTGCCCCGTCAAACTTCTACAAATGACCAATTGCCATCTCATCCCCTGCGATCGCCCCCAATCCATTGCCAATATTAATACCCCCCAAGAATACGAAAATGTCCAACTCTAA
- the asnS gene encoding asparagine--tRNA ligase — protein sequence MTIHRPIIEILRHGTPGDRLQVKGWVRTKRSLKEFSFVEVNDGSSLSGLQVVFSADLPDYEPLSKQLTTGTAVEFKGELVASQGKNQRVELRAATVKIWGTADTETYPLQKKRHSFEFLRTIGHLRGRTNTIGAVMRVRNACATAIHQFFQERGFLWIHTPVVTASDCEGAGELFTVTNLDLENPPRTPEQNIDFSQDFFGRRAYLTVSGQLEAEIMATAFSNVYTFGPTFRAENSNTSRHLAEFWMVEPEMAFCNLQGDMDLAEAFLKHIFAYVCDRCPEDMQFFQDRIDGTVLATAEQIIHQEFARLTYTEAIALLEKSNRSFEFPVAWGLDLQSEHERYLAEDYCQRPVIVSDYPAEIKAFYMRLNDDGKTVAAMDVLAPKIGEIIGGSQREERLEGLEERITAQGLELDAYWWYLDLRRFGTVPHAGFGLGFERLVQFMTGMENIRDVIPFPRSPGNAEF from the coding sequence ATGACCATCCATCGCCCCATTATTGAAATTCTCCGCCATGGCACCCCCGGAGATCGCCTCCAAGTCAAAGGGTGGGTGCGTACCAAGCGATCCCTGAAGGAGTTTTCCTTTGTTGAGGTAAATGATGGCTCGTCCTTGTCCGGGCTACAGGTGGTCTTTTCCGCAGATTTACCGGACTATGAACCCCTCAGCAAACAATTGACGACGGGCACTGCCGTTGAATTTAAGGGGGAATTAGTCGCTTCCCAGGGAAAAAATCAACGGGTTGAGCTACGGGCGGCCACGGTGAAGATTTGGGGAACAGCGGATACAGAAACCTACCCCCTGCAAAAGAAACGCCACAGTTTTGAATTTTTACGCACCATTGGCCATCTGCGGGGACGCACTAATACCATTGGAGCGGTGATGCGGGTGCGAAATGCCTGTGCCACAGCAATTCATCAGTTTTTTCAAGAGCGGGGTTTTTTGTGGATCCATACCCCCGTTGTCACCGCCAGTGATTGTGAAGGGGCGGGGGAACTCTTTACCGTCACCAATTTGGATTTGGAGAACCCACCGCGTACCCCGGAACAGAACATTGATTTTAGCCAAGACTTTTTTGGCCGCCGCGCCTATCTGACGGTGAGTGGTCAACTGGAAGCGGAAATCATGGCCACTGCCTTTAGTAATGTCTACACCTTTGGCCCCACCTTTCGGGCGGAAAATTCCAATACGTCGCGGCACTTGGCGGAATTTTGGATGGTGGAACCGGAGATGGCCTTTTGTAATCTTCAGGGGGATATGGATCTAGCGGAGGCATTTTTGAAGCATATTTTTGCCTACGTCTGCGATCGCTGCCCAGAGGATATGCAATTTTTCCAGGATCGGATTGATGGCACCGTCCTTGCCACCGCCGAGCAAATCATTCATCAGGAATTTGCCCGGTTGACCTACACCGAGGCGATCGCCCTCCTGGAAAAGAGTAACCGTTCCTTTGAGTTTCCCGTCGCCTGGGGGTTAGATTTACAGTCCGAGCATGAGCGGTATCTGGCGGAGGACTATTGCCAACGCCCCGTCATTGTCAGTGACTACCCCGCCGAAATTAAAGCCTTTTATATGCGCTTAAACGACGATGGCAAAACCGTGGCGGCCATGGATGTTCTCGCTCCTAAAATTGGCGAAATCATTGGTGGCTCCCAGCGAGAAGAGCGGCTAGAGGGTCTGGAGGAGCGGATCACCGCCCAAGGGCTGGAACTGGATGCCTACTGGTGGTACTTAGACCTGCGCCGATTTGGAACCGTACCCCACGCGGGGTTTGGTTTGGGCTTTGAGCGATTGGTGCAGTTTATGACCGGCATGGAAAATATTCGCGATGTGATCCCCTTCCCCCGCAGTCCTGGGAATGCTGAATTTTAA
- the moaA gene encoding GTP 3',8-cyclase MoaA — MTLTLIDTHGRRIRKLRISLTDQCNLRCQYCMPVDATFIAKDSYLRPQEYQAIAQELVELGLEEIRLTGGEPLLRQDFLEIATRLAQLPLKKIGLTTNGVFLDRYLEALWQLGIHHLNISLDSLNPDNFQRITHGDRLDTIKDHIHQARSQGFRIKINMVVMRGINDHEIGEFVEYAKALDIDVRFLELMRIGYACETQGDRFISAQELLKCLKTHYHLTPLSQPEDSTSFNFVTDCGARIGFIASESQPFCGHCSRWRLSADGILRACLLKTDGRSLKNTTLAHRQGLYRDLLEMKPYLRPSEVPHAMYQIGG; from the coding sequence ATGACCCTTACCCTCATTGATACCCACGGCCGCCGCATTCGCAAGCTACGCATTTCCTTGACGGATCAGTGTAATCTGCGTTGCCAGTACTGTATGCCTGTGGATGCCACCTTTATCGCCAAGGACAGTTATTTGCGTCCTCAGGAGTACCAAGCCATTGCCCAAGAATTAGTGGAGTTGGGGTTAGAAGAAATTCGTCTGACCGGGGGAGAGCCGTTACTCAGGCAGGATTTTTTAGAGATTGCCACGAGATTAGCCCAACTGCCCCTGAAAAAAATTGGCTTAACCACGAATGGGGTTTTCCTGGATCGCTATTTGGAAGCCCTGTGGCAGCTAGGGATTCACCATCTCAATATTAGTCTGGATAGCCTCAATCCCGATAATTTTCAGCGCATTACCCACGGCGATCGCCTAGACACAATCAAGGATCATATTCACCAAGCCCGGAGTCAGGGGTTTAGGATCAAAATTAATATGGTGGTGATGCGGGGGATCAATGATCATGAAATTGGCGAGTTTGTCGAATATGCTAAAGCCCTCGATATTGACGTGCGATTCTTAGAACTGATGCGGATTGGCTATGCCTGCGAAACCCAGGGAGACCGCTTTATTTCCGCCCAGGAGTTACTAAAGTGCCTGAAAACCCACTACCATCTCACCCCCCTATCCCAGCCGGAGGACTCAACATCGTTTAATTTTGTCACGGATTGCGGGGCCCGGATTGGCTTTATTGCCTCCGAATCCCAACCCTTTTGTGGTCACTGCTCCCGCTGGCGACTCTCTGCTGATGGCATCCTGCGGGCCTGTCTTCTGAAAACTGACGGCCGCTCCCTCAAAAACACGACACTCGCACACCGCCAGGGGCTCTATCGGGACTTACTGGAGATGAAACCCTACCTGAGACCCTCAGAGGTTCCCCATGCCATGTATCAAATTGGAGGCTAG